The following are from one region of the Halorussus rarus genome:
- a CDS encoding isochorismate synthase, with amino-acid sequence MESPPRDGQVSAEQTGSSLVSRATELPDCEPRRFLAGRDAPRTYWTSPYGPEFAGGGTTARVAADGDDRFAAVADAADDLFDGLDYVGPEQARPRLFGGFSFHADHDPAPPWQGFGGAEFVLPRTLLTRANGETWLTVSALDASPDAVERELAEVRDALADAIDGGDGDAVPGDGADDGGPPGVLATEPTTTREEWAEQVAAAVSRIEAGELRKVTLAQSLRVELAGDVSVPDALARLGESYPDCFRFCFEPTTEGAFFGATPERLATLRGRTVEADGLAGSIGRGATPEEDAELEASIENSEKMAHEHQLVVDTIRDQLAPLAGEVRVADRRVRKLATIQHLWTPIEADLTESDHVLSIVEALHPTPAVGGLPPETALRTIRETETFDRGWYAAPVGWFDADGDGTFAVGLRCAVTGESSATLYAGNGIVADSDPDEEYEEVQLKYRPILDELEDE; translated from the coding sequence ATGGAGTCTCCGCCGCGCGACGGACAGGTGTCGGCCGAACAGACCGGCTCCAGCCTCGTGAGCCGGGCTACCGAACTACCGGACTGCGAGCCCCGGCGCTTCCTCGCCGGCCGGGACGCGCCCCGAACGTACTGGACCAGTCCTTACGGCCCGGAGTTCGCGGGCGGGGGCACGACGGCCCGCGTCGCGGCGGACGGCGACGACCGGTTCGCGGCGGTCGCGGACGCCGCGGACGACCTCTTCGACGGCCTCGACTACGTCGGTCCCGAGCAGGCCCGACCTCGCCTCTTTGGCGGCTTCTCGTTCCACGCCGACCACGACCCGGCCCCGCCGTGGCAGGGGTTCGGCGGCGCCGAGTTCGTCCTCCCCCGGACCCTGCTGACCCGCGCGAACGGCGAGACGTGGCTGACCGTCTCGGCGCTCGACGCTTCGCCCGACGCCGTCGAGCGCGAACTGGCGGAGGTCCGGGACGCGCTCGCCGATGCGATCGACGGCGGAGACGGCGACGCCGTACCTGGCGACGGCGCTGACGACGGCGGACCGCCGGGCGTGCTGGCCACGGAACCGACCACGACCCGCGAGGAGTGGGCCGAGCAGGTCGCGGCCGCCGTCTCGCGCATCGAGGCCGGCGAACTCCGGAAGGTCACGCTCGCCCAGTCGCTCCGGGTCGAACTCGCGGGCGACGTGTCGGTCCCCGACGCGCTCGCGCGCCTGGGCGAGTCGTACCCCGACTGCTTCCGATTCTGCTTCGAGCCGACCACCGAGGGCGCGTTCTTCGGCGCGACCCCCGAGCGGCTCGCGACCCTCCGCGGTCGAACGGTCGAGGCCGACGGCCTCGCGGGGTCCATCGGGCGGGGGGCGACGCCCGAGGAGGACGCCGAGCTGGAGGCCAGCATCGAGAACAGCGAGAAGATGGCCCACGAGCACCAACTGGTCGTCGACACCATCCGGGACCAGCTCGCGCCCCTCGCGGGCGAGGTCCGGGTCGCCGACCGCCGAGTCCGGAAGCTGGCGACCATCCAGCACCTCTGGACCCCGATCGAGGCCGACCTGACCGAGAGCGACCACGTCCTCTCCATCGTCGAGGCGCTCCACCCGACCCCGGCGGTCGGGGGGCTCCCGCCCGAGACGGCCCTGCGGACCATCCGGGAGACCGAGACGTTCGATCGCGGCTGGTACGCCGCCCCGGTCGGCTGGTTCGACGCCGACGGCGACGGCACGTTCGCGGTCGGCCTCCGGTGTGCGGTCACCGGCGAGTCGTCGGCCACCCTCTACGCCGGCAACGGCATCGTCGCCGACAGCGACCCGGACGAGGAGTACGAGGAGGTTCAGCTGAAGTACCGGCCGATCCTCGACGAACTCGAAGATGAGTGA
- a CDS encoding UPF0058 family protein: MHKDELLELHEEMVLIMEYFQDKERVTDGLFDPYEELDVEPSHVHKSKSEHKHAVFVLGNALATAMSDDEFSEAGRIGKRMQELADDAESKI, encoded by the coding sequence ATGCACAAGGACGAGCTTCTAGAACTCCACGAGGAGATGGTACTCATCATGGAGTACTTCCAAGACAAGGAGCGGGTGACCGACGGACTGTTCGACCCCTACGAGGAACTCGACGTCGAACCCTCGCACGTCCACAAGTCCAAGAGCGAGCACAAGCACGCCGTCTTCGTCCTCGGCAACGCGCTCGCCACCGCCATGAGCGACGACGAGTTCAGTGAGGCGGGCCGCATCGGCAAGCGCATGCAGGAGCTCGCCGACGACGCCGAGTCCAAGATATAG
- a CDS encoding sulfite oxidase-like oxidoreductase, with product MSVTDVTDLYEEFDGERLPPGQRETGKFPVLSKSGTPDWDPETWEFTVTGAVEEELSLSWDEFRELPSETQNQDFHCVTGWSKFDCEFTGVTFPDLAELAGVEDDAVHVMFSALDGYTTNLPLEDCVREEVLFTYEFDGESLPREHGGPLRVVTPHKYAYKGAKWVDGVEFLTEPERGYWEKRGYSDTANPWNEERYS from the coding sequence ATGAGCGTCACGGACGTGACCGACCTCTACGAGGAGTTCGACGGCGAACGGCTCCCGCCGGGCCAGCGGGAGACCGGCAAGTTCCCGGTCCTCTCGAAGAGCGGGACGCCCGACTGGGACCCCGAGACGTGGGAGTTCACGGTCACCGGCGCGGTCGAGGAGGAGCTGTCGCTCTCGTGGGACGAGTTCCGGGAACTGCCGAGCGAGACCCAGAACCAGGACTTCCACTGCGTGACCGGGTGGAGCAAGTTCGACTGCGAGTTCACCGGCGTCACGTTCCCCGACCTGGCCGAGCTGGCCGGAGTCGAGGACGACGCGGTCCACGTCATGTTCTCGGCCCTCGACGGCTACACGACCAACCTGCCGCTCGAAGACTGCGTGCGCGAGGAGGTGCTGTTCACCTACGAGTTCGACGGCGAGTCGCTGCCCCGCGAGCACGGCGGCCCGCTCCGGGTGGTCACGCCTCACAAGTACGCCTACAAGGGCGCCAAGTGGGTCGACGGCGTGGAGTTCCTCACCGAGCCCGAGCGGGGCTACTGGGAGAAGCGCGGCTACTCCGACACCGCGAACCCCTGGAACGAGGAGCGGTACAGCTGA
- a CDS encoding ribbon-helix-helix domain-containing protein, translating into MPKVEITIPEHLEMQIAQMVEQGEFVNREEAIEDLLSTGLKAYKTSGPMDDDDREPGIEDEGMMGHEDEYVF; encoded by the coding sequence ATGCCGAAGGTAGAGATAACTATTCCGGAACATCTCGAAATGCAGATCGCCCAGATGGTCGAACAGGGCGAGTTCGTCAACCGGGAGGAGGCCATCGAGGACCTCCTCTCCACCGGACTGAAGGCCTACAAGACCAGCGGTCCGATGGACGACGACGACCGCGAGCCCGGTATCGAGGACGAAGGGATGATGGGTCACGAGGACGAGTACGTCTTCTAA